The following are from one region of the Entelurus aequoreus isolate RoL-2023_Sb linkage group LG17, RoL_Eaeq_v1.1, whole genome shotgun sequence genome:
- the LOC133632312 gene encoding uncharacterized protein LOC133632312 → MQRFSTQQALEMLLSNVNPVDSDGEDINLQEDSDSELSQSSSDEETAPQPTKRARLGTDVTETAKDGTVWHEEQVGTGPHFTPPSPYSADGEPTAKARRSITSRLQSFLCFITLDMLGIIRDCTVQHAKQTEHVDWFMGLPELMAFISITMMRGIIRVPSLRDCWSKNLGSPQIIETMSRGRFQNIMHHLRFDDRDTRSERAQTDKFAAISNIWGLFATNCITSYIPGQHITIDEQLFPSKTRCCFLQYIASKPDKFGIKFWVACDLKTKYVCNILPYLGKDDTRPRGERVSESVVMRLMEPFLDKGRNVTTDNFFTSLSLAKRLLSRNTTILGTVNKIRKEIPPSTRQMYRDEFTTQVFSTTGATLTVYAPKRRKTVYVLSSMHSTIQTQDTTKKKPNTITQYNTTKCGVDVMDQMVRGYTVRAGTRRWPVAVFYNMIDIAALNAHVLYQLCTGRQERWVDFLLELAKELAHSHVGMKKAQKEQLFRQQRSTPQLGKRAKCQAKIQCKDNRATVRCVDCYRYTCGKCRKEQWQCQDCE, encoded by the exons ATGCAGAGATTCAGCACTCAACAAGCATTGGAAATGCTCCTTTCCAATGTTAACCCTGTCGACTCGGATGGAGAAGACATCAATCTTCAGGAGGATTCAGACTCCGAGCTGTCTCAGTCATCTTCAG ATGAGGAGACTGCTCCCCAACCAACAAAGAGAGCTCGGCTGGGGACTGATGTGACAGAGACTGCGAAAGATGGCACAGTATGGCATGAAGAACAGGTGGGAACGGGTCCACATTTCACCCCGCCATCGCCATACAGCGCAGATGGAGAGCCAACAGCTAAGGCCAGGAGGTCAATCACAAGTCGTCTTCAGAGCTTCCTGTGTTTCATCACTCTGGACATGCTTGGCATCATTCGAGACTGTACAGTTCAACATGCAAAGCAAACGGAGCATGTGGATTGGTTCATGGGCCTCCCTGAACTAATGGCATTTATTTCCATCACCATGATGCGGGGAATCATCAGGGTGCCATCACTGCGTGACTGCTGGTCGAAAAACCTGGGAAGCCCACAGATCATCGAAACCATGTCCCGAGGGCGTTTCCAAAACATCATGCATCACCTGCGCTTTGATGACAGAGACACCCGCAGCGAGCGAGCACAGACCGATAAGTTTGCTGCAATTTCAAACATATGGGGATTGTTTGCCACCAACTGCATCACATCCTACATCCCTGGTCAACACATCACCATCGACGAACAACTTTTCCCGTCCAAGACTCGCTGCTGTTTCCTACAGTACATTGCATCTAAACCAGACAAGTTTGGGATCAAGTTCTGGGTGGCGTGTGACTTGAAAACCAAATACGTCTGCAACATCCTCCCATATCTTGGCAAGGACGACACTCGGCCTCGTGGGGAGAGAGTGTCTGAGAGTGTAGTCATGAGGCTGATGGAACCATTCTTGGACAAGGGCAGAAATGTTACCACGGACAATTTCTTTACATCACTGTCACTTGCAAAACGACTACTTAGCCGGAATACAACCATCCTCGGCACAGTCAACAAGATTCGCAAAGAAATTCCACCGTCAACTCGACAGATGTACCGCGATGAATTTACCACCCAGGTATTTTCAACCACTGGTGCCACACTGACGGTGTATGCGCCCAAGCGGAGGAAGACTGTATATGTTCTCAGCAGCATGCACAGCACCATTCAGACACAGGATACCACCAAAAAGAAGCCAAACACCATCACACAGTACAACACAACAAAGTGCGGCGTCGATGTCATGGACCAGATGGTGCGGGGGTACACTGTCCGCGCAGGAACACGGCGCTGGCCAGTAGCAGTGTTCTATAACATGATTGATATTGCAGCACTGAATGCCCACGTGCTCTATCAATTATGCACCGGGAGGCAGGAGAGATGGGTGGATTTCCTGCTGGAACTTGCAAAAGAGTTGGCTCACTCCCACGTGGGTATGAAAAAGGCCCAAAAGGAACAATTATTTCGGCAACAACGCTCCACACCACAACTAGGAAAAAGAGCCAAGTGTCAGGCTAAAATCCAATGCAAGGACAATCGTGCAACTGTGCGCTGTGTTGACTGCTAccgttatacatgtgggaaatgccgaaaggagcaatggcagtgccaggattgtgagtga